In the genome of Dioscorea cayenensis subsp. rotundata cultivar TDr96_F1 chromosome 1, TDr96_F1_v2_PseudoChromosome.rev07_lg8_w22 25.fasta, whole genome shotgun sequence, one region contains:
- the LOC120263377 gene encoding uncharacterized protein LOC120263377, with amino-acid sequence MCALRVSPPPFWTSIQQPSTTTRSSSLLLLLPLRRRLHRPLTSSAMGDNVKEIKVEEKKKTEAEKPETPLQPPEKPLPGDCCGSGCMRCVWDVYYEELEAYNKSFDLAPSEAKNQ; translated from the coding sequence ATGTGCGCATTGAGAGTCTCTCCGCCGCCGTTCTGGACCTCGATCCAACAACCCTCCACGACGACgagatcttcttctcttctcctccttctcccccTTCGCCGGCGTCTACATCGGCCTCTCACCTCCTCAGCGATGGGTGACAACGTCAAGGAAATCAAAGtggaggaaaagaagaagaccGAAGCTGAGAAGCCGGAGACGCCGCTGCAGCCGCCGGAGAAGCCGCTTCCCGGCGATTGCTGTGGGAGTGGATGCATGCGATGCGTTTGGGATGTGTATTATGAGGAGCTGGAAGCCTACAACAAGAGCTTTGACCTTGCCCCATCGGAAGCTAAGAATCAGTAA
- the LOC120277074 gene encoding LOW QUALITY PROTEIN: aldehyde dehydrogenase family 3 member F1-like (The sequence of the model RefSeq protein was modified relative to this genomic sequence to represent the inferred CDS: deleted 1 base in 1 codon): MELVELEELLNEVRQTFKSGKTRSFSWRKRQLEGILEFLHDKEQDIFSALKQDLGKHKVEAFRDEVGVLIKSVNYALSNLKKWMASQKVRMPWAFFPSSAEVLPEPLGVVLIFSSWNFPIGLALEPLIGAISAGNVMVLKTAELAPASSDLIANVLPLYLDNKAIKIIQGGQFVGEQLLDCKWDKIFFTGSERVGRIVMTKAAKHLTPVVLELGGKCPTIVDTLSNLRDLKVAVRRIVGGKWGPCCGQACIGVDYLLVEDKFAPILIDLLKTTIKRFYIESDNISRIVNKQHFQRLCDLLNESSVRDSIAFGGSSDYETLKVEPTILVNPPLESLLMTKEIFGPLLPIITVKKIEDSIEFISERPKPLAIYAFTKNEHLKQRIIAETSSGSITFNDTMVQYACDALPFGGVGLSGFGKYHGKFSFDAFSHGKAVLRRSFLIEFVCRYPPWNDMKLHFMRCLYRFDYIGLLLMCLGLKKE, from the exons atggagctTGTTGAGCTTGAAGAGCTACTCAATGAAGTCAGACAAACCTTCAAGAGTGGCAAAACAAGGAGCTTTTCATGGAGGAAACGCCAATTGGAAGGGATATTGGAATTCCTCCATGATAAGGAGCAGGACATCTTCAGTGCACTCAAACAGGACCTTGGCAAGCATAAAGTTGAGGCCTTTAGGGAtgag gttggtgttttgattaaatctGTGAACTATGCTCTGAGTAATCTGAAGAAATGGATGGCATCCCAAAAA GTTCGTATGCCATGGGCTTTTTTCCCTTCAAGTGCAGAGGTGTTGCCTGAACCTCTTGGTGTTGTTCTGATCTTCTCCTCTTGGAATTTTCCCATAG GACTGGCCTTGGAACCATTAATTGGAGCAATTTCAGCTGGAAATGTTATGGTATTGAAAACTGCAGAA CTAGCTCCTGCATCATCAGATTTAATTGCAAATGTTCTTCCATTGTATTTGGACAACAAAGCTATTAAGATCATTCAAGGTGGACAATTTGTTGGGGAGCAACTCTTGGATTGCAAATGGGACAAGATTTTTTTTACTG GAAGTGAACGTGTCGGACGCATTGTCATGACAAAAGCCGCAAAgcatttgacaccggtagttcTTGAATTAGGTGGGAAGTGCCCGACAATAGTCGATACTCTTTCAAATTTAAGAGATCTAAAG GTGGCTGTTCGGAGAATAGTTGGCGGAAAATGGGGGCCTTGTTGTGGCCAAGCATGCATAGGAGTTGATTATCTACTAGTGGAGGATAAATTCGCACCGATTCTT aTTGATTTGCTGAAGACTACAATCAAGAGATTTTATATAGAGTCTGATAACATTTCGAGGATTGTCAACAAACAACATTTCCAGAGACTTTGTGATCTCCTGAATGAATCATCCGTTAGAGATTCCATTGCATTTGGTGGTTCCTCTGATTATGAAACCTT AAAAGTCGAACCAACCATTTTGGTCAATCCTCCACTTGAATCTCTTCTAATGACCAAAGAAATCTTCGGTCCATTACTACCCATCATCACTGTGAAGAAGATCGAAGACAGCATAGAATTTATAAGCGAAAGGCCGAAACCGCTTGCCATTTATGCATTCACAAAGAATGAACACTTGAAACAACGAATCATCGCGGAGACTTCTTCCGGGAGTATCACTTTCAATGACACAATGGTTCAA TATGCTTGTGATGCATTGCCATTTGGAGGAGTTGGATTGAGTGGGTTTGGGAAGTATCATGGGAAATTCTCATTTGATGCATTCAGCCATGGAAAAGCAGTACTGAGAAGAAGCTTTTTGATTGAATTTGTTTGCAGGTATCCACCATGGAATGACATGAAACTTCACTTCATGAGATGTTTATACCGGTTTGATTATATTGGTCTTCTTCTCATGTGTTTGGGATTGAAGAAGGAATAG